Below is a genomic region from Raphanus sativus cultivar WK10039 unplaced genomic scaffold, ASM80110v3 Scaffold1468, whole genome shotgun sequence.
taatgtaattatttattttcttttaataatataaaattaaacaaaaagagagagaacaaaaaaaaattgttatcaaagaTGTAtgattcataatcattaattttcatatatatgttaattatattaggtaatttcatagtttttattttgaggAAATAATTTGTTTAAGGTAACTCTGTAGCTTTTTATTTGatagttaatttaataaaaagtagtataacatatatttatatgaaccaaactatttttctaagaattttAAGAATCATTCAGGTGATGACACGTGGgtacaaaaatatattgtaatggctccaagattaatatatatgagatttATGGACTCTTTCTCCTCATCTTCCACACAAATTAAACATATACActactaagttttttttttgactaataagattttatttatcttGCTCGCATGGTTGGATTTGATCAGATTAAGGAGTTAAATTTTTTAagttagtttaatttaaaagtttctATGATTTGGGAGATATATATGACTTTTAAAACTTAGGGTTAAAATGAATATACATCCAGTAATGAATAGAAAAGTGTAgaataaaatccaaaaataaaaacatcttctcaccaattataataatatttaactagTGAACTCTTTAAAATTCTGAGAGACTATGCTAGAACATGAATCAttcaattttttgaaattttttgtaagtaaatattataatagttGGTGAGATACACCAATGCTGATCGTTTAACATAACCGGTCCTAACGACCGTTATATAGACTAACCGAATACATAACCCAATACTTTAAGTTTCGTTACTAGTgcccttttttcaaaaaaaaaaaaaaaatttcgttaCTAGACCCACAAAAACTTGCAAGTATGTGTATTGTGTAAATGAAGAGTATGAAACTGTGTAACCCATGAGATCAAGTATcttgttacaaaataaatgattcAGAGTAACTTATAAAATCAATGAAAAAAAGTCAATTGTCTATTGGAAGAGGGTACCTACAATACCTCTCATTATTCATACACATAAAGAATCTCTCATAAGCCGAAGCCATCTGAGTAGCTGTAAACATCGAAAGAGCATAATCCTTACAATCTTTCCCCTTCATCTCCAAAACCCTAGAACCATCTCTCACAACAGACTCCAATGTCTCCACAAGAGACCTCGCGTTTGGAGAAAACGTATACCCAAAACGCTCATCCACAACCACCGTCCCAACAATGCTAGGGTAGTTCGGCGCCACAACAGGTTTTCCACACTGCATTGCCTCAATGATGGTCAAGTCAAGCCCTTGAGGTCTCATCGTTGGGTTCACAAACACATCCAAAGCGTTGTAGAAACCAGAGAGCTCATCTGGCTCTAAAGATCCCAAAACCCTGACGTTTTGACCTAACTCCGCGTATCTTTTCCCCCAAGGACCAGAACCAGCCACAAGCAGGTACACTTGCGGGTGCGTTTTAGCGATCAAAGCAAACGCTTCGTACAAAAGTGGATGTCCTTTGTCTCTCACCAAACGTCCAGACACACCCATCACAATAACTGTCCGATTACCAACAGGAACACCGTGTTTCGCCCTAAACCTAGCTCCAGCATCAGGTGAGTACACGAATTTAGTCTGGTCAACGCCGTTGACTATAACATGAACGTTTCTCTTAGGAAGCTGGTAGATGTTAACAAGAACCTCGCGCGCGCTGTTGCTTATGCAAATGTGTTGTTTATAAGCCGGGAAGAATCTGATTTCATCGATGAGTCTAGGCATTGTAAGATCAAGATCAGAGCTAGGATGATCATTGGAGTCATAAAGCTCTTGAAAAAGCTTAGAATGCATAATCTCGTACCAAATCCCATGCCACGTCACAGCCACGTCACCTTTAGGGACCATTTTGATTCGCCAATGAGGCAGAGCAACGCTCTCCGTGTGAACATAGTCGAAAGGACGATCTAGAACGTTGATTCTTTGGAAGATCTCGAAGGCATGAGAGTAGTTAAGTACACCGTTTTCTTTTGGAGGGAAGTAGATGTGTAGTAGATCTCCTTTGTTGTAATACTCTTCTTGGTTTTCAAGGTTACTTCTGTCGGAAGAAACCGTGAAGACGTGAACCTCGTGGCCTCTTGAGGCGAGAGAAGTGTAGAGAGTGTATGCGTGACGCTCCATTCCTCCAGGGATCGAACCAACGGGCCATGATTTGCAGAAGACGGCGAGTTTTAGCTTCTCGGAGATTGGTCCGAAAGAGAGTTTGTTCCATGGGGATGTTAGGTCTCGGAG
It encodes:
- the LOC130504266 gene encoding uncharacterized protein LOC130504266, whose amino-acid sequence is MAIKNHSSRTVYTSSSLPFRFTTIITLLLIFCTSYYIFFSQLDHSPLTSSTENPPFAGDLRDLTSPWNKLSFGPISEKLKLAVFCKSWPVGSIPGGMERHAYTLYTSLASRGHEVHVFTVSSDRSNLENQEEYYNKGDLLHIYFPPKENGVLNYSHAFEIFQRINVLDRPFDYVHTESVALPHWRIKMVPKGDVAVTWHGIWYEIMHSKLFQELYDSNDHPSSDLDLTMPRLIDEIRFFPAYKQHICISNSAREVLVNIYQLPKRNVHVIVNGVDQTKFVYSPDAGARFRAKHGVPVGNRTVIVMGVSGRLVRDKGHPLLYEAFALIAKTHPQVYLLVAGSGPWGKRYAELGQNVRVLGSLEPDELSGFYNALDVFVNPTMRPQGLDLTIIEAMQCGKPVVAPNYPSIVGTVVVDERFGYTFSPNARSLVETLESVVRDGSRVLEMKGKDCKDYALSMFTATQMASAYERFFMCMNNERYCRYPLPIDN